A stretch of Mya arenaria isolate MELC-2E11 chromosome 14, ASM2691426v1 DNA encodes these proteins:
- the LOC128216858 gene encoding thyrotroph embryonic factor-like, which produces MQDPYSNMMSPQQRSDHYKPYNPPTMHSNRANGPQTQPSTDANAYYHGLQQYANYAPNPETLYNAMTLPTNMGQQQDYAPLPAHMGNQNALTNSNGISRVNPTSHTISHTATSPPITASSQGSDLNMSNLSSPGPSTSRLSMSPEGQSGSSSNQSHHMSSNLSPGEIVKNESSDSGSVKSGHEDDSGVPPKKRTHDMTQGSREEGYWEKRKKNNESAKRSREARRMKEETIAMRVVYLEQENLQLRTEVSLLKSEIEKLRCMLYNS; this is translated from the coding sequence ATGCAGGATCCATATTCCAATATGATGAGTCCACAACAGCGTTCGGACCACTACAAGCCCTACAATCCTCCAACCATGCATTCCAATCGTGCAAATGGTCCCCAAACACAGCCCAGTACTGATGCTAACGCATATTACCATGGTCTTCAGCAATATGCAAATTACGCACCCAACCCGGAGACATTGTACAATGCCATGACGCTCCCTACAAACATGGGGCAGCAGCAGGATTATGCCCCTTTGCCTGCTCACATGGGCAACCAGAATGCTCTTACAAACTCAAATGGTATTTCACGTGTAAATCCAACTTCTCACACCATTTCGCACACTGCGACATCACCTCCCATAACAGCGTCATCACAAGGAAGTGACCTTAATATGTCAAACCTTTCATCACCAGGACCATCCACTAGTCGCCTTAGCATGTCGCCTGAGGGTCAAAGTGGCTCCTCTTCGAACCAGAGCCATCACATGTCCAGCAATCTCTCACCTGGAGAAATCGTCAAAAACGAATCTAGTGATAGTGGATCAGTGAAATCTGGACATGAAGATGACTCAGGAGTTCCGCCTAAAAAACGCACACATGATATGACCCAAGGAAGTCGGGAAGAGGGTTACTGGGAAAAGCGTAAGAAAAATAACGAATCTGCAAAACGTTCACGTGAAGCCCGTAGAATGAAGGAGGAGACAATCGCCATGCGGGTTGTGTATCTTGAGCAGGAAAATCTGCAATTAAGAACTGAAGTCTCGTTATTGAAAAGCGAGATTGAAAAATTGAGATGTATGTTGTACAACTCATGA